Genomic segment of Candidatus Eisenbacteria bacterium:
AGAGCCCCTGCGCGAGAGCCCAAAGAACCGACTCCCGTCCCGGGGCGGCGACAAGCTGCATCCCGACCGGGAGCGCGCCCACCTTGCCGACAGGCACGGCGAGAACCGGCACCCCCGCCAGGTTGAACGGAGCGGTGAGGCGCGTCATCAAGGTCCCCAGCACCGCGCCCTCGCGATCTCCGATCACCGTGGCAGGAACGGGCGACGTGGGGACCGCGAGCACCGCATCGGCCCCGAGTAGCCGCGTGAGGTACGCGGTCCAGTCGCGCTGCACGTCCCGGGCGCGGGCGTAGTCCACCCCGCGGTGCTTGAAGCCGGTGCTCATGCGCTCCGCCACCGATGCGCCGAACCAGTCCGGATGCTCCTTGAGCTGCTCCTCGTGGAGCGCGGCCGCGTCGCAGAAGAGGATCACCGTGTTCGCGTCCAACACGGCCTCCACGCCGGCGACCTCGACCGACTCCGTCTTCCCTAGCCGCGAGGCTGCCGCGCGCACAAGGTCCGTGATCGCACCGTCGACATCGTCGAAAAAGAAGCTCCTCGGGAGAAGAATCTTCGGGCGTGCAATCGTGCGGCGGCGAAAATCGGAGATCGCTTCGAGCAGGAGAAACGCGTCCTCGACCGAGCCCGCCATCGGACCCGCGTGATCGAGCGAGCGCGAAAGCGGCGTGACGCCGCCCAGGCTCACGAGCCCATACGTCGGCTTGAGCCCGACCACCCCGCACAGGGCGGCCGGGATGCGGATCGATCCGCCCGTGTCGGTTCCCAGCGCCAGGACCGTGAGCCCCGCGGCGAGCGCTGCCCCCGACCCACCGGACGACCCTCCCGGGATCCGTTCCGTATCGTGTGGGTTCCGCGTGGGACCGAAGTGGGGATTGTTGGTGCTGACGCCGAACGCCCATTCGTGAACCGCGGTCTTCCCTAAGAGGACGGCCCCCGCCGCGCGGAGCCGACCCACCACCTCAGAATCGCCACGGGCCGGGGGCGGATGAAAACCAGGGTGCGCGCCCGCCGTCGTGACATGCCCCGCCACATCGAAGAGATCCTTGACCGCGATCGGAACGCCGTGGAGCGGGCCGCGGTCCAGGCCCTCGCGCAGCTCTCGCGTCGCTCTCGCGGCCGACTCCCGCGCCTCGGATGCGAAGACTTCGTAGAAGGCGTTGAGCCGCGGATTCTCTCGCTCGATCCGCTCGAGGAGATCCCCGGTCAGCTGCTCGGGCGTGAGGGAGCCGTCTCGGAATTTTCGGCCGGCCAAGGCGGCCGTGATCGCCACGCTGCTCCGTGTGCCCGTCAAGCTCCCGGGGGATCCCAACTCGGACCTCAGCGCGACGCCGCCTGACGCTTCGCTTGCTCCTGCAGATCGTCGCTCGCGTATATCGCGACCTCGACGCGGCGATTTCGCCGTCTGCCCGCGTCCGTCTCGTTGGTCGCGACCGGCTCGCGTTCCCCGCGTCCCCGGGCATCGACCCGGGTCCTGACTCCCCGGGATTCCAGGTAGCGGGCCGCCGACTCGGCGCGTCTCTGCGAGAGGTCCTGGTTGTAGGAGTCCGTCCCGACCGCGTCGGTGTGCCCCACGATCATCAGGTCCGTGTCGGGATACTTGTCGATGCTTCGTGCAAGCTCGTTCAAGTTGGCGCGGGCATTCCCCCGGACCACATCCGAGTCGAAATCGAACAAGAGCCCGGAGGCAAACGTGACCTGAATCCCCTCCCCCACGCGCTCGACGACCGCTCCCGGGATGTTCTGCTTGAGCTCCCTCGCTTGCCGATCCATCCGATGCCCGATGATCGCCCCCGCCACTCCTCCCACCGCCGCTCCGATGATGGCGCCCCGCGCGGTCGACCCGGTCTGCTTGCCGATCACGGCGCCCGCAGCGCTCCCGGCCGCGGCGCCGATGATCGCGCCTTTTTGCTCCTTGCTCATCGAAGAGCACGCGGGCACCCCGGCCAGGATCAGCGCGGCAAGCAGGATCCGCGGGCCACTGGAAATCGAATGATGTCGCATGTTCTCCTCCCGTTCGTCCGTGCCTCTCCACCCCCGACAACATGCATGGTAAGCCAGATGCTAGACTCCCCGCCACCCATGACCTTCCCCGGAATCATTCTCTATGCCCTGATTGCGCTCGTGCCGGCCGTTTTCTATCGTGGAACGACCGAGGTCTTCGAGTTTCCCAAGACCGAGCTCCTCGCAACGGGCGCCCTCATCCTGAGCGGAATCTACGCGGCGGGCCAGGTCGCGCGCGCCCGGGCCGCGGGCGCTCGGGCATGGCTCGCGGCGCTGCCCGAGCGTGCCGTAGCCCGCGCCAGGCGCGATCCACTCGGCGCGGCGATCTCCCTTTTCCTCCTGTCCGCCGTTCTCTCGGCGGTCGTATCCATTCGTCGTGACGTGAGCCTCTTCGGGGCTCATGAGAGCGAGGCGGGCCTCAAGACGGCATTCGCTACGGCGGTGGTCTACTTCGCTTCCCGGTCGCTCGGCACCGACGCGCGGCACCTCGACCGGATCGCGGGCGCGGCGGCGGCGGCGCTCGCGATCGCGGTGTCGTACGCGCTCCTCCAGCTCATCGGGCTCGATCCCTTCGAGTGGACCCGCAGCGCGACGCTCGGCGGTCTTCGCCGCGCGCCGGGAACGCTCGGCCACGCGAATCACCTCGGCGCGTGGATCGCGATGACCCTTCCCCTCCTCGCGTGGCTCATCTCTCGGGGGAAATCGTGGAGCGGACGGCTCCCCTGGATCGTGCTCGGGGTCGCATCTCTCCCGGTTCTGGCCGCCACGCTGTCGCGGGGATCCTGGGTCGCGTGCGCCGCGGGGGGGGTGGCCTCCGCGGTCGTCGCCTGGGCGGCGCGCCGGAAAGGGGCCAAGGGGGGCCGATGGCGCCTCGTTTTCGTGGCGGTCGCGCTCGGGGCCGCCGCATTCATGGCGCCGCTCTTGACCCCGCTTCGCCCGGAGCTTCTCCTTCGTTTTCGCCAGATCACGGACGTGAGAGCCCCCTCGACCCAGTCGCGGGTTCACCTCTGGCGTGCGGGCATCCGGATGGCGGCGGATCATCCGGTCCTCGGCGTGGGCACGGACGCCTACCTCGCGGCCTTTCCCCGCTATCGCACTCCCGAGTACTGGCGGATCGAGTGGAACGGGCTTTCGGCCAAAGCCCATAACGAGCTGATTCAGATCGCGGCGACCCAGGGACTCCTGGGGCTCTTCGGGTGCTCTCTCGTGATCCTCCTCGCGGGCCGGGCCGTCCTGCGTGCCTCGCGTCACCCCGACGCGACGATCCGGTCGGGAGCGGCCGCGGCGGCGGGAACGCTCGTCGCCTTTGCCGTACAGGATCTCGCCAGCTTCACCGTGTCTTCGACGGGAGTCCTGGCGGCCGCGGTGGCGGGATGGGCGTCGGGAAACGCCGGGGTCCCGGCGCAGGATCCCTCGTCGCGGGACGCCCGAGGCGCGCCGGCCCATGCGATCGGTCTCGGTGCCGCCGCGGCTGTCTGGGCGTTCCTCGTGCTCTTTCCGTGGCTCGCAGACACCGCCGCGGCTCCCGGGATGCGGTTCCCGATGGCGTCGCCGGAACGCGCCGGGACTCTGCGCCGTGCCGCGTCCCTCGCGCCGTGGGACGGCCGCTACGCGACGGAGCTGGGCCGCACGCTCTTGGCTCAGGCCTTTGCCGTTCCGGACTCAACCCAGCGGCAGGAAGGGCTTGCGCTCGCCTGCGCGGCGCTGGAGCGCGCGGCCCAGATCGCGCCGCGAGAGGGAGAGCTTCACGCCCTCCTCGCGCGCACCATTGCGGCGCAAGCGCCTGCCTCCGACGACGGCCCCCACCTCGAC
This window contains:
- a CDS encoding amidase; the protein is MRERRSAGASEASGGVALRSELGSPGSLTGTRSSVAITAALAGRKFRDGSLTPEQLTGDLLERIERENPRLNAFYEVFASEARESAARATRELREGLDRGPLHGVPIAVKDLFDVAGHVTTAGAHPGFHPPPARGDSEVVGRLRAAGAVLLGKTAVHEWAFGVSTNNPHFGPTRNPHDTERIPGGSSGGSGAALAAGLTVLALGTDTGGSIRIPAALCGVVGLKPTYGLVSLGGVTPLSRSLDHAGPMAGSVEDAFLLLEAISDFRRRTIARPKILLPRSFFFDDVDGAITDLVRAAASRLGKTESVEVAGVEAVLDANTVILFCDAAALHEEQLKEHPDWFGASVAERMSTGFKHRGVDYARARDVQRDWTAYLTRLLGADAVLAVPTSPVPATVIGDREGAVLGTLMTRLTAPFNLAGVPVLAVPVGKVGALPVGMQLVAAPGRESVLWALAQGL
- a CDS encoding OmpA family protein; protein product: MRHHSISSGPRILLAALILAGVPACSSMSKEQKGAIIGAAAGSAAGAVIGKQTGSTARGAIIGAAVGGVAGAIIGHRMDRQARELKQNIPGAVVERVGEGIQVTFASGLLFDFDSDVVRGNARANLNELARSIDKYPDTDLMIVGHTDAVGTDSYNQDLSQRRAESAARYLESRGVRTRVDARGRGEREPVATNETDAGRRRNRRVEVAIYASDDLQEQAKRQAASR
- a CDS encoding O-antigen ligase family protein, whose product is MMSHVLLPFVRASPPPTTCMVSQMLDSPPPMTFPGIILYALIALVPAVFYRGTTEVFEFPKTELLATGALILSGIYAAGQVARARAAGARAWLAALPERAVARARRDPLGAAISLFLLSAVLSAVVSIRRDVSLFGAHESEAGLKTAFATAVVYFASRSLGTDARHLDRIAGAAAAALAIAVSYALLQLIGLDPFEWTRSATLGGLRRAPGTLGHANHLGAWIAMTLPLLAWLISRGKSWSGRLPWIVLGVASLPVLAATLSRGSWVACAAGGVASAVVAWAARRKGAKGGRWRLVFVAVALGAAAFMAPLLTPLRPELLLRFRQITDVRAPSTQSRVHLWRAGIRMAADHPVLGVGTDAYLAAFPRYRTPEYWRIEWNGLSAKAHNELIQIAATQGLLGLFGCSLVILLAGRAVLRASRHPDATIRSGAAAAAGTLVAFAVQDLASFTVSSTGVLAAAVAGWASGNAGVPAQDPSSRDARGAPAHAIGLGAAAAVWAFLVLFPWLADTAAAPGMRFPMASPERAGTLRRAASLAPWDGRYATELGRTLLAQAFAVPDSTQRQEGLALACAALERAAQIAPREGELHALLARTIAAQAPASDDGPHLDRVRSEFARAIALEPENANVLELAAQGYLDLGLTGEARAAALRCAALFPDYAMPISDLGVASLLEGRPDAAADTLTLALQRNWHGEEGAAMAAKSNYVAALRELRLRDLMKGKKR